One segment of Pseudomonas sp. FP2196 DNA contains the following:
- the mutY gene encoding A/G-specific adenine glycosylase, producing the protein MRAEQFSEAVLDWFDRHGRHDLPWQQDINPYRVWVSEIMLQQTQVSTVLNYFDRFMAALPTVEALAEAPEDEVLHLWTGLGYYTRARNLQKTAKIVVSQYGGEFPRDVEKLTDLPGIGLSTAGAIASISMGLRAPILDGNVKRVLARFTAQEGYPGEPKVAKQLWANAERFTPHDRVNAYTQAMMDLGATLCTRSKPSCLLCPLERGCEAHMLGLETRYPIPKPRKAIPQKRTLMPMLANGDGAILLYRRPSTGLWGGLWSLPELDDLDDLQHLADQHSLELGEQQALPNLVHTFSHFQLSIEPWLVQVQEASHHVAEADWLWYNLATPPRLGLAAPVKTLLERAAAVLNAGESA; encoded by the coding sequence ATGAGAGCGGAGCAGTTTTCAGAGGCGGTGCTGGATTGGTTTGACCGCCACGGCCGCCACGATTTGCCTTGGCAGCAGGACATCAACCCGTATCGGGTGTGGGTGTCTGAAATCATGTTGCAGCAGACGCAGGTCAGCACGGTGCTCAATTACTTCGACCGTTTCATGGCCGCACTGCCAACGGTCGAAGCGCTGGCAGAGGCGCCAGAAGACGAAGTGCTGCACCTGTGGACGGGCCTGGGTTACTACACCCGCGCGCGCAATTTGCAGAAGACCGCGAAAATAGTCGTCAGCCAGTACGGCGGCGAGTTTCCGCGCGACGTAGAAAAGCTTACGGACCTGCCAGGCATCGGCCTGTCCACCGCTGGCGCCATTGCCAGCATCAGCATGGGCCTGCGCGCGCCGATCCTCGACGGCAACGTCAAACGCGTGCTGGCGCGCTTTACCGCGCAAGAGGGCTATCCTGGCGAGCCGAAGGTTGCAAAACAACTGTGGGCCAACGCTGAGCGCTTTACGCCGCACGATCGGGTCAACGCCTACACCCAGGCGATGATGGATCTCGGCGCGACGCTGTGCACCCGCAGCAAACCGAGTTGCCTGCTGTGTCCGCTGGAACGTGGCTGCGAGGCGCACATGCTCGGCCTGGAAACACGCTACCCCATTCCAAAGCCGCGCAAAGCCATTCCGCAAAAACGCACGCTGATGCCGATGCTTGCCAATGGCGACGGTGCGATTCTGCTTTATCGCCGTCCATCGACGGGCTTGTGGGGCGGTTTGTGGAGCCTGCCGGAACTCGACGACCTCGACGACCTGCAACATCTCGCCGATCAGCACTCGCTGGAGCTGGGCGAGCAACAAGCACTGCCGAACCTCGTACACACGTTCAGCCATTTCCAGTTGTCCATCGAACCCTGGCTGGTTCAGGTACAGGAGGCCAGCCATCACGTGGCCGAGGCCGACTGGCTCTGGTATAACCTCGCCACCCCGCCGCGCCTGGGCCTTGCCGCCCCGGTCAAAACCTTGCTCGAACGCGCGGCCGCCGTATTGAATGCAGGAGAGTCAGCATGA
- a CDS encoding AsmA family protein encodes MKAFGKILGLVLLGLLLIIVAAGFALTHLFDPNDYKDEIRQIARDKAHIELTLNGDIGWSLFPWLGLELHEASVATLAKPAEPFADLQMLGLSVRVLPLLRREVQMSDVRVEGLNLRLNRDKNGHGNWEDIGKVPVAPGATPPATAPGQPASDAPVAVEKPAQPIRLDIDSLTVNNARVEYNDELTGKQFSAESIQLSTGPVHDSTNIPIKATAFLGTNQPVLRVRTELNGELRFERALQRYKLEDMKLSGELAGDPLQGKTMTFSAQGQLLLDKAANVAEWTGIKISANQLRALGELKANDLDKTPQITGGISIAQFDLAKFVDSIGQKLPSMAEGSLSKVELVSRVAATPTSVAFDNINLKLDDSSFSGRIAVEDFAKQSLRAILKADTFNVDRYLPPKSEKATSATQVRQAEVASTEADAMAGAGSTPLPDKPSKSAWSTERLLPVERLAKLDVDADLTFGQLTLDKLPIQNAALKATGQGGLLTLENLRGELYNGDFDAKGTLDVRPTAPVLNLQTRINRVPVEKILESQGKNPPVKGLVNLTSNVTGSGNSQQALIDSLNGNASFVINNGVLLNANLEQQLCKGIATLNRKTLSGEPRGKDTPFQELKGNLTFRNGIASNPDLKVRIPGMTVNGDGDIDLRVLGMDYRVGIVVEGDTSAMPDPACQVGDKFVGVEWPLRCRGPLELGAKACRVDNERLGQVASKLAGDKLSEKIDEKLGDKVSPELKNALKGLFKR; translated from the coding sequence ATGAAAGCGTTCGGCAAAATCCTGGGTCTGGTACTTCTCGGGCTGTTGCTGATCATCGTGGCGGCAGGCTTTGCCCTGACCCACCTCTTCGATCCCAACGATTACAAAGACGAGATCCGCCAGATAGCCCGCGACAAGGCCCACATCGAGCTGACGCTCAATGGCGATATCGGCTGGAGCCTGTTCCCGTGGCTCGGCCTGGAATTGCACGAAGCCAGCGTCGCCACGCTGGCCAAGCCTGCCGAACCTTTTGCCGATTTGCAGATGCTCGGCCTGTCCGTGCGTGTGCTGCCGCTGCTGCGCCGCGAAGTGCAGATGAGCGATGTGCGTGTCGAAGGCCTCAACCTGCGCCTGAACCGCGACAAGAACGGCCATGGCAACTGGGAAGACATCGGCAAGGTGCCGGTCGCGCCTGGTGCAACGCCGCCTGCCACTGCTCCTGGCCAACCCGCCAGCGACGCCCCGGTCGCCGTGGAGAAACCGGCGCAACCGATCCGCCTCGACATCGACAGCCTGACCGTCAACAACGCCCGCGTTGAGTACAACGACGAACTCACCGGCAAGCAGTTCAGCGCCGAGAGCATCCAGTTGAGCACCGGCCCGGTGCACGATTCGACCAACATTCCGATCAAGGCGACCGCTTTCCTCGGCACCAATCAGCCTGTGCTGCGGGTGCGTACCGAACTCAACGGTGAACTGCGCTTCGAGCGCGCCCTGCAACGCTACAAGCTCGAAGACATGAAGCTCTCCGGCGAACTGGCCGGTGATCCGCTGCAAGGCAAAACCATGACCTTCTCCGCTCAGGGTCAGCTATTGCTGGACAAAGCGGCAAACGTCGCCGAATGGACTGGCATCAAGATCTCCGCCAACCAGTTGCGCGCCTTGGGTGAACTGAAGGCTAACGATCTCGACAAGACGCCCCAGATCACTGGCGGCATCTCGATCGCCCAGTTCGATCTGGCGAAATTCGTCGACAGCATCGGTCAGAAACTGCCTTCCATGGCCGAGGGCAGCCTGAGCAAGGTCGAACTGGTCAGTCGCGTTGCGGCGACGCCGACCAGCGTCGCTTTCGACAACATCAACCTGAAACTCGACGACAGCAGCTTCAGCGGCCGCATCGCCGTCGAAGACTTCGCCAAGCAATCGCTGCGGGCGATCCTCAAGGCCGACACCTTCAACGTCGACCGCTACCTGCCGCCGAAATCAGAAAAAGCCACCAGCGCCACACAAGTGCGTCAGGCCGAAGTCGCCAGTACCGAAGCCGATGCCATGGCAGGCGCAGGTTCCACGCCGCTGCCGGACAAACCGAGCAAAAGCGCCTGGAGCACCGAGCGCCTGCTGCCGGTTGAGCGTCTGGCCAAACTCGACGTCGACGCCGACCTGACCTTCGGCCAACTGACCCTCGACAAGCTGCCAATCCAGAACGCCGCGCTCAAGGCCACCGGCCAGGGCGGTCTGCTGACCCTGGAGAACCTGCGTGGTGAGTTGTACAACGGCGACTTCGACGCCAAAGGCACCCTCGACGTGCGCCCGACTGCGCCGGTACTGAACCTGCAAACCCGGATCAACCGCGTGCCGGTGGAAAAAATCCTCGAAAGCCAGGGCAAGAACCCACCGGTCAAAGGCCTGGTGAACCTCACCAGCAACGTCACCGGCAGCGGCAACAGCCAACAGGCGCTGATCGACTCTCTCAACGGCAACGCCAGCTTCGTGATCAACAACGGCGTGTTGCTCAACGCCAACCTTGAACAGCAACTGTGCAAAGGCATCGCCACGCTCAATCGCAAAACCCTCAGCGGCGAACCACGCGGCAAGGACACGCCGTTCCAGGAGCTCAAGGGCAACCTGACGTTCCGCAACGGCATCGCCAGCAACCCTGATCTGAAAGTGCGAATCCCGGGCATGACCGTCAACGGTGACGGTGATATCGATTTGCGCGTGCTGGGCATGGATTACCGCGTTGGCATCGTCGTCGAAGGCGACACCAGCGCCATGCCGGACCCGGCCTGCCAGGTCGGCGATAAATTCGTCGGTGTCGAGTGGCCGCTGCGCTGCCGCGGCCCGCTGGAGCTGGGCGCAAAAGCCTGCCGCGTGGACAACGAACGCCTTGGCCAGGTCGCAAGCAAACTCGCCGGCGACAAGTTAAGCGAAAAAATCGACGAAAAACTGGGCGACAAGGTCAGCCCGGAACTGAAAAACGCACTGAAGGGGCTGTTCAAGCGATGA
- a CDS encoding oxidative damage protection protein — protein MTRTIMCRKYKEELPALERAPFPGAKGQDIFDHVSAKAWADWQKHQTLLINEKRLNMMNAEDRKYLQGEMDKYFSGEEYAKAEGYVPPAE, from the coding sequence ATGACCCGCACCATCATGTGCCGTAAGTACAAAGAAGAACTGCCCGCTCTGGAACGCGCTCCTTTCCCGGGCGCAAAAGGTCAGGATATTTTTGACCACGTCTCGGCCAAGGCCTGGGCAGACTGGCAGAAACACCAAACCCTGCTGATCAACGAGAAACGCCTGAACATGATGAACGCTGAAGATCGCAAATATCTTCAGGGCGAGATGGACAAGTACTTCTCGGGCGAGGAATACGCCAAGGCCGAAGGCTACGTTCCGCCAGCAGAGTAA